In Streptomyces seoulensis, the following are encoded in one genomic region:
- a CDS encoding tetratricopeptide repeat protein: MTTSRPACTRPDCGRGTIDEQGFCDRCDRPPLPGPVATPEHPVRAGAGVAQVRPDPWYGLGLVDPVQAPEAQRAPDVAPEPVAEQHRFCANPACGQPVGRDHDGEPGRTTGFCPQCGTAFDFTQPGGFTIADRYEVRRTLGSGAYGAAYLAHDRNLATDVVLKALHRSVAKTALHERDILVELRHDSIVRILGYEDEGPHLVLEYVPGEPLAARPGDRLETLLAHGVRVLQALDYLHARGLLHCDVKPLNIIRFREENPAGPLDRVRLIDFGAVRSQTEDTGPVVAFTRAYAPPESDPEHLRPTPGFDLYGLGMTLREVCRSYGTDRSAPGVDSLHLLLERATHPEPCRRFGSARQFAEQLSGVVRQVVAAPPTCRQVTRLSALFGPAPEPLHGGLGAARPLAHWAGARPEKDALLEMAPPFRTPDPGDVAATLPAPPSDPDDPGGGGALTESRLALRRRDAGAAAERLAAADLPDWHWLTGWYRGLIALADGHPQQAGTAFTEARRALPGELIPALALGLCAELDGDRTAARSHYGTVFDTSPALGAAGFGLARVLLPAGERARAVEVAEKLAKEFRYEREARVAAVRLRVMTLPDLAPPTEDDVDRARAALPALDVTDAAAAALRAEIQYAEFLRTGDRLRLSDAVRALGPHATTEREYVALVDLANALRPKPSWGWWGKRDRSGHTRSGAVPGRLSL; the protein is encoded by the coding sequence ATGACGACGAGCCGTCCGGCGTGCACCCGCCCCGACTGCGGGCGCGGCACCATCGACGAACAGGGCTTCTGCGACCGCTGCGACCGGCCGCCGCTGCCGGGGCCCGTCGCGACTCCCGAGCACCCGGTGCGGGCGGGCGCGGGCGTGGCCCAGGTCCGCCCCGACCCCTGGTACGGCCTCGGTCTGGTCGACCCCGTGCAGGCCCCGGAGGCCCAGCGGGCCCCGGACGTGGCCCCCGAGCCGGTCGCCGAACAGCACCGTTTCTGCGCCAACCCGGCATGCGGGCAGCCGGTCGGCCGCGACCACGACGGTGAGCCGGGCCGGACCACCGGCTTCTGCCCGCAGTGCGGCACCGCCTTCGACTTCACCCAGCCGGGCGGCTTCACCATCGCCGACCGCTACGAGGTCCGGCGCACCCTCGGCTCGGGGGCGTACGGCGCGGCCTACCTCGCCCACGACCGCAACCTGGCGACCGATGTCGTCCTCAAGGCGCTGCACAGGTCGGTGGCCAAGACCGCGCTGCACGAGCGGGACATCCTGGTGGAGCTGCGTCACGACAGCATCGTCCGCATCCTCGGCTACGAGGACGAGGGCCCGCACCTGGTCCTGGAGTACGTACCCGGTGAACCCCTCGCGGCCCGCCCCGGCGACCGGCTCGAAACCCTGCTCGCGCACGGCGTGCGGGTCCTCCAGGCGCTGGACTATCTGCACGCGCGCGGCCTGTTGCACTGCGACGTGAAGCCGCTGAACATCATCCGCTTCCGGGAGGAGAACCCGGCGGGCCCCCTCGACCGGGTGCGGCTCATCGACTTCGGCGCGGTGCGCAGCCAGACCGAGGACACCGGCCCGGTGGTGGCGTTCACCCGCGCCTACGCGCCCCCGGAGTCCGACCCGGAGCATCTGCGCCCGACCCCCGGCTTCGACCTGTACGGGCTCGGCATGACCCTGCGCGAGGTCTGCCGCTCCTACGGCACCGACCGCTCCGCACCCGGCGTCGACTCCCTGCACCTGCTGCTGGAGCGCGCCACGCACCCCGAGCCGTGCCGGCGGTTCGGGTCGGCCCGGCAGTTCGCGGAGCAGCTCAGCGGTGTCGTACGGCAGGTGGTGGCGGCCCCTCCCACCTGCCGTCAGGTGACGCGCCTGTCCGCCCTGTTCGGTCCGGCGCCGGAGCCGCTGCACGGCGGCCTGGGCGCCGCCCGCCCCCTCGCCCACTGGGCCGGAGCGCGGCCTGAGAAGGACGCGCTGCTGGAGATGGCCCCGCCGTTTCGCACCCCGGACCCCGGTGACGTGGCGGCCACCCTCCCGGCTCCGCCGTCCGACCCCGACGACCCGGGCGGCGGAGGCGCGCTCACCGAGAGCCGGCTGGCCCTGCGCCGACGGGATGCCGGGGCGGCGGCGGAGCGGCTAGCGGCGGCGGACCTGCCCGACTGGCACTGGCTCACCGGCTGGTACCGCGGCCTGATCGCCCTGGCCGACGGGCACCCGCAGCAAGCCGGCACCGCGTTCACCGAGGCGCGCCGGGCGCTGCCCGGGGAGCTGATACCGGCCCTCGCCCTCGGCCTGTGCGCCGAGCTCGACGGCGACCGCACCGCTGCCCGGTCGCACTACGGCACCGTCTTCGACACCTCCCCCGCCCTCGGCGCGGCCGGCTTCGGCCTGGCCCGCGTACTGCTGCCCGCCGGGGAGCGGGCCAGGGCGGTGGAGGTCGCCGAGAAGCTGGCCAAGGAGTTCCGCTACGAGCGCGAGGCACGCGTCGCGGCGGTACGCCTGCGGGTCATGACCCTCCCGGATCTCGCCCCGCCCACCGAGGACGACGTGGACCGGGCCAGGGCCGCGCTGCCCGCCCTCGACGTGACCGACGCGGCCGCCGCCGCGCTCCGCGCCGAGATCCAGTACGCGGAGTTCCTGCGCACCGGCGACCGGCTGAGGCTGTCGGACGCCGTCCGCGCCCTCGGCCCGCACGCCACCACCGAACGCGAGTACGTCGCCCTGGTGGACCTGGCCAACGCGCTGCGGCCGAAGCCGAGTTGGGGATGGTGGGGAAAGCGCGACAGATCGGGTCACACCCGTTCCGGAGCCGTACCCGGACGGTTAAGCTTGTAA